The window CGATCCGACTGTTCGCCGGCTGCTCAGCCGGACGCGCGCCAACGTCGAGACCTACGGTCTCCGGGGTGGGGCCGACTGGCATGGCCGCGATGTGCAGATCGAAGGGGAGGGGATGCGCTTCACCGCCTGGCACCAGGCAAAGGTCGTGGCCGTCGTCACCACCAGGCTGCCGGGAGAGCACAACGCAGCGAACGCGCTGGCCGCCCTCGCCGCTGCCGTCCGGATCGGCGTGCCCGTCGCCGCGGCGGTGGAGGCGATCGGAAAGTTCCAGGGCGTCAGCCGCCGCTTCGAAGTCCGCGGCCAGGTGCGGGGCGTCACGCTGGTCGATGACTATGCGCACAACCCCGCGAAGGTGCGCGCTACCCTGAAGGCGGCGCAGGAGCGCTTTCACCCAGGACGGGTGCTGGCTTGCTTCGTGCCGCATACCTACTCACGCACCAGGAGCCTGTTGGACGCCTACGCCGACGCCTTCCAGGGGTGCGCCCTTGTCGTGATCGGACCGATCGAGCCCGCCCGCGAGCGCCACCTCGCGCACACCGTTAGCTCGCAAGACCTGGCCAGGGTGATCCGGGGGGTCGACGAAGTCGCCACGGCGGATTCGGCCCGCTCGGCCGCCTACAAGCTGGCGTCGGCCGCGCGCCCCGGGGACGTCATCGTCTATATGTCGGTGCGCGGTTTCGACGAGGTCATCGCGAAAACCGCCGAGGTGCTGGAGCGCTCACCGGTTGCCTGACGCCTGGTTGGCGGCGGTCCCGGGCGTGCGCGAGCACGAGCCGCTCAGCCCGCACAGCTGGTATGGAATCGGCGGCCGCGCCCGCTATTTCCTGGGGCTCGACGACGATGCCACGCTTCCCGACTTGATCGGCGGTCTGACCAAAGAGCGCGTGCCCTACCTGGTGATCGGGGCGGCCACCAACACGCTCTTCGCCGCCGACGAGCTGCCGGGATTGACGATCAAGCTCGGCACGTCGCGCCTGACGTTCGAGGGAAGCCGGGTTACGGCATCCGCCGGGTACCTGATGCCGAAGCTGGCCTCGGAAACCGCGAAGGCCGGACGGACCGGCCTCGAGTTCGGCGCGGGTGTCCCGGGCACCGTCGGCGGATCGGTGGTGGGGAACGCGGGCGCCTTCGGACGCGAATTGAAAGATGGACTCATCAGCACCGATGTCATCGATCCGGAGGGCCGGCTGCACACGCTCTCGGCGGCCGACTGCCGCTTCGCCTATCGCGACTCGATCTTGAAATCGGAGAAGCCGGGATGGACCGTCCGTTCGGCGACGTTCGAGACCGGGGAGGGCGATCCGTCGCGCATCCGCGAGCGAATCAAGGAGGTGCAAGAGCACCGACGCCAGTCGCAGCCGATCGAGAAGCGTAGCCTGGGGAGCACCTTCAAGAATCCGCCAGGCGACGCCGCCGGCCGCCTCATCGATGCCTGCGGTCTCAAGGGGCGTCGCGTCGGCGGCGCGCAGATCTCAGAAAAGCACGCGAACTTCATCGTCAACCTGGGGGGAGCCAGCGCGGATGACGTGCTAGCCTTAATGGCCGAGATGCGGAATCGCGTCTTCGAACGGTTCGGCATCGAGCTCGAACCGGAGGTCCGCGTCATCGGCCGGACACCGAGCCGATGAGCCGGCTGCGGATCGGGGTCCTCTTCGGTGGACGGTCGACCGAGCACGAGGTCTCCATCCTGTCCGCCCGGTCGATCATCGCCGCGATGGATCCGCAACGGTTCGAGGCGGTACCGGTCTACATCGACAAGAACGGGCGCTGGCTGGTGGGTGGGTCGCTCAAGCGCCTCGTGAGCGAGGACGCCGCCAGCAAGTACGTCTACCTTCCGCCGGACCCGACACAACGATCCCTCGTGCCCGCGCGAGACGGGGCTGGGGCGCCACCCACCCTGCCGGCGCTCGACGCGGTCTTCCCGGTGTTTCACGGGCTGAACGGCGAGGACGGGACCATCCAGGGCGTGCTGGAGCTGGCCAACATCCCGTACGTGGGCGCCGGTGTGCTCGGTTCGGCGCTCGGGCTCGACAAGATCTACATGAAGCGCGCCTTCGCCGCCGTCGGCCTGCCGATCGTCGACTATCTTCCCATCACCCGACGGCAGTACGAGCAGGACCCGAACGCCTTCATCGCCCTGGTCGAGGAGCGCTTGGGCTATCCGTGCTTCTCGAAGTTCGCGAACTCCGGGTCGAGCGTGGGCACGACGAAGGCCCACGACCGCGCCGAGCTCCTCGCCGGTCTGCAACTCGCCGCCAGCTTCGATCGTAAGTTGCTGGTCGAGCGGGCGGTCGATGCGCGTGAGTTGGAGGTCAGCGTCCTCGGCAATGATGAGCCGCAGGCCTCCGTCGTCGGCGAAATCGTCCCGGCCCACGAGTTCTATGACTACGACGCGAAATACCTGGACGAGGGATCGCGACTGGTGATCCCGGCGGCGATCGAGGGCGACGTTGCCGAGAACGTTCGCGCGATGGCGTTGCGAGCCTTCCAGGCCGTCGACGCGGCGGGAATGGCGCGCGTGGACTTCTTCATGGAGCGCAAGACCGGCCGTGTGCTGGTGAACGAGCTGAACACGATCCCGGGCTTCACCCGCATCAGCATGTACCCGAAGCTCTGGGAGGCATCGGGACTGTCGTATCCAAAATTGATCGGGCGGCTCGTGGACCTCGCGATCGAACGCTTCAACGACAAGCAGCGCTCGCAGACCGCGATCGATAGCCGGCTCTTGCAGCCCGGAGCAACCGAATGAGCCCGCTCCGGCGTGGAAAAGCGGGCGGATGTGAGCCCACTCCGGCGTGGAAAAGCGGGCGGATAAAATGACCGTCGGGACGATCGAAAAGCGCCGCCGCCGAACGGCGCCGGCACCAGCCAGGCCGGTGGCGACGGGGCGCGGGTGGATCTGGGCCGCGGTGCAGATCGCCGTGCTCGGTGGCGAGGTCTTCGCGCTGCTCTTCCTGCTGGCTCAGCCCGCCTTTCGCCCGCGGCACGTGGAGGTGGTGGGCACGAAACATCTGACGGCCGCGCAGGTCACGGGCGCACTGAATCTGCCGGCCGACCGCAGCATCTTCCTGCTCAACCAGACCGATCTCGCCAGGCGTCTACAGGCGCTGCCATGGGTGCGGTCGGCCAGCGTCAACCTGACCCTTCCGGACCGGGTCTCGGTCAGGGTCACCGAGTGGATGCCGTCCGCGGTTCTCCAGGTCGGCGAGACGACCTATTACCTGAACGACCTTGGTGAGGTGCTCGATCCGGCCGCCGAGGCCGGCAGCCTGACGGTCATCAACCGGCCCGGCTTCGGACCGGCGAACGACGGCCAGCACGCACTCGGCAGTGAGCTGCTGCCCATGCTGGTTCAGCTGCGCGCCGGTTTTTCCGCCGCCTTTAAGATCTCCGTCACGTCGTTCCAGCTGGATCGTCGCGAGGTGCTCACCGCGCAAACCGATCGCGGATGGACGATCATCTTCGGCCAGATGGTCACCGCCGACGATCGCGCCAGCCTCGAGCCCAAGCTCGCCGCGCTGCGAGCGCTGAGCAGCCGGATCGATCTCATCTCGGGGCCGATTCAATACATCAACCTCGAGAATCCGCACGCGCCCGCGGTGCAGATGCGAGCGCACAAGTGAGGCTCCCCGCCAGCGGATCGCGAGAAGCGTTATGGCTGGTGGCCGCCGTGTTCGTCTTCGGCACGGTCGGCATCGTCATCGGGCTCAATGCCCCGGTGCAGATCCCGGCGGGCTACGCGCGCTACACCGCGGTCATGATCCTTGCCGCACTCGACTCCGTGCTCGGGGCGGTCAAGGCCTGGCTCAATGGAAACTTCGAGAACAAAGTCTTCATCTCGGGGTTGCTCGTCAACTCACTGGCCGCGGGCGCGCTGACCTACCTGGGCGACAAGCTCGGCGTCGAGCTGTATTTCGCCGCCATCGTGGCCTTTGGGGTCCGCATCTTCGACAACCTGGCCGTTATTCGGAGGCATCTTCTCTAGCGAGCCCCGGGCGATTAGCCCTTCGTCGACTTACCGCTCGGCCGAACGCCCTTTTCGATAGCGTCGGCGCTTGCCCGGAGGTGGCGCGCAATGCTCTGCTGCTGCTGCGGCGTAATCGTGCCTTTCTTTGCCGCGGCCTGGAAGACGGCGTCGATCTGCTCAAACGCGACCGAGACCTGGCGGATCGCTGGGTAGTCTTTCCGTACGTCCTCGCCGCTTCTCGCAATCTTCCGGAGCAGCTCATCCAGATTCTTGGCCATGTCCCGGAGAGTCCTCGGCAGGCTCAGCGCCACAAGCGGGGTCATGCTCTGAATCTATCATCTGCGTGGGGACATTGCTATGGGAACCGCAGAGCTGCCGGAGGGTACGCTCACGTTCCTGCTCACGGATCTCGTGGCCTCGACCAGGTCGTGGGAGTCCTCCCCGGCTGGCATGCGCGAGTCCATGGCCCGGCACGACAGGATCGTGGCTGGTTGCCTGCGGCGGCATCAGGGAGCGGACGTCGGGCGCGCAGGGGACAGTGTGCTCGCGGTCTTCCGCCGCGCCGGCGACGCCGCGGCCTGCGCGCTGGCACTCCAACGCGAATTCGATGCCGAGCCGTGGCCGGCTGACATGCACGTTGAGGCCCGCATCGCGATTCACACGGGAGAGACGGAACTCCGGGAGGGCCGCTACCACGGCGTTGCGCTGAATCGCTGCGCCCGGCTGCTAGCGACCTGCCACGGCGGCCAGGTCCTGCTCACCCAGGCCACGGAGCAGCTACTGGTTGACGAGTTGCCGGTCGGAACGGCTCTCTGGGACCTTGGCCTGCACCGCTTGAAGGATTTGACGCGGCCCGAGCGGGTCTTCCAGCTGGTCGACCTCAACCGTCCGGCGGAGTTCCCTCCCATCCTGTCTCTCGCGCGGCAGCTTACCAATCTGCCGGCGCAGCTAACCCCGTTTATCGGCCGTGAGGAGCAGCTGAAAGAGCTTCAGGAAATGCATCGCCAGACCCGGCTGCTTACGTTGACTGGGCCCGGCGGCGCGGGAAAGACAAGACTTGCCCTTGAGCTCGCCGCGCAGCTTGTGGGCGAGGAGGCGGATGGCGTTTGGTTGGTCGAGCTTGCACCACTCTCTGATCCGCTGCTCGTCCCCCAGGCGGTGGCCAGCGGTCTCGGCCTGAAGGAGCAACCGGGGCGCCGCATGGCGGAGACGCTGGTGCACCACGCACGTCAGCGGCGCCTTTTGCTGGTCCTCGATAACTGCGAGCACCTTGTCGAACCCACAGCGACCCTCGCGGCGGAACTGCTCAAAGGATGTGAGGGCCTGACCGTGCTGGCCACCAGCCGGGAGCCGCTAAACGTACCGGGCGAGCTGACGTGGCGGGTTCCCCCGCTGACCCGCGATGAGGCGGTGCGCCTCTTTGCCGACCGGGCGCTGTCCCATGACCCCCGGTTCCGTCTCACTGACGAGAACATCCAGGTCGTGGCTCAGATCTGCGACCGGCTGGACTTCATTCCACTGGCCATCGAGCTGGCCGCGGCCAGGGTGACGGCGATGCCGGTTCACGAAATCCTTGCCCACCTGGAGAGCCGCTTCGCGCTGCTGACTGGCGGCGATCGTACGGCTTCCAGCCGGCTCCGCACCTTGAGGGCGGCGATGGACTGGAGCTATGACCTCCTGGCTGATCCGGAAAGAATTTTCTTTCGACGGTTATCAGTCTTTGCCGGCCGCTTCGGGCTAGAGGCAGCGGAGGACGTCTGCGCCGACGCTGCCGTGCCACAGGAGTCAACGCTCGACCTGCTGGTTCGATTGGTCGACAAGTCATTGGTCATGGTGGACAAGTCGCTGGCCATTCTGGAGGGTGGACGGTATCGGCTCCTCGAGACCGTGCGTACGTATGGTCAGGAGCGATTGCTCGTGGCGGGCGAGACCGATGCGATGCAAGCCCGACTCGGCGCTTATGTTCTGAGCCTGGCCGAGACTCGACCGCCAGGTCAGTTGGCTGCCTGGCTCGACCGGCTTGAGGCCGCCCACGACGATATCCGCAACACGCTCCGGTGGACGGTCAAGGCCGACCCCGATCTCGGCGTCCGGCTGGCCGTGGCACTCACGATCTTCTGGCAGCTTCGCGGTCACGCTTCGGAGCCGCGTCAGTTCATGGACGACCTACTGAGATACGCGCCAGCCGGTTTCCGTACGCACGCGGCTGGGCTCCAGCTCGCCGGTACGTTCGCCTACCTGCAGGCCGACTTCGATGCTGCTCGTCAGCTCCTTGCGACCGGACTGGAAGAGGCCCGCGCGATCGGGGATCGATTGACCGTCTTGCGAACGCTCGCCGTCCTTGGACTAGTCGGTACGGCCATCGGCGACCTGGCGGCCTCCAAGGCAGCCCTCGAGGAAGCCCTGACGCTGGCTCGCGAATCTGGCGAGCGTGAGGAAGAAGCCGGAATCCTCCATCAACTTGCGCTCCTGGCCGGCCGGCGGAATGATCTCGAAGAATCCCGCACGCTCTTCGACGAGAGCATCGCCCTTCGCCGAGCCCAGGGCAGGACTGATGAGGCGTCCATGTCGCTAACCTATCTCGCCGGGGTCGCCCTCCTACAAGGGGACCTCGCCACCGCGAGGCGCTGTGTCGGCGAGAGTTTGGAGCTCGGACGGGCGATGCGCGATCGCAGATCGGCATTCTCACTTGATGTGCTGGCCTGCCTTACCGGCTTCGACGGAAACATGAAGCGTGCGGTAGTACTGGCGGGCGCCGGCTCCGCGATGCACGAAGGTAGTGGCAACACGCCACCGCAGGTCTGGGGCGATCTGATGTCGGCATTCCTCCAACCCGCCCGCGAGGCGCTCGGCGAGCATGCTGCTGGAGCCGCCTGGGAAACGGGCCGGCGCATGGACTACGAGGACGCCCTACAGCTGGCTCTAAACACGGTCTCAGGGCGCGGCCAAGCAACTCAGGATTTCGAATCGTCGATGGCGCCTGCGTCCAGCGGGCCGGAGTAACCGACAAGGCCGTTCAGCGCGGTTCGATCGGCGCGAGACGATTCGAATGCCCAGCGCGCTGGCAAGCTGTGGATAACTGGCCAGCTTGTGTTGTGCCGGCCCCAAAAGCCCTCTATAATGTGGCGCAACCGTCCCAGCCAGCGTTCCAGGAAAGGTCTTTGCCACGTTCTAAATACGTCACAGCATTAGATATCGGCACAACCAAGATCTGCTGCGTCGTCGGCGAGCCGACGGACCGCGGTCTCAACATCGTCGGATTCGGCGAGGCAACCTCCGAAGGTCTGCGTCGCGGCGTGGTCGTCAACATGGAGAAGACCGTACGGGGCATCAGCCGCGCGGTCGATGCCGCGCAGCGGATGTGTGGCCACAAGGTCGAGTCGGCCTTCGTCGGCATGGCCGGCACGCATGTCCTCAGCCAGAACAGTCGCGGCGTCATCGCAGTGGCCCGGTCGGACCGTGAGATTGGTCAGGAGGACGTCAGCCGCGTGATCGACGCAGCGCGCGCGGTCTCCGTACCCAACGATCGCGAGATCATCCACGTCGTCCCACGCGGCTATATCGTCGACGGTCAGGAAGGGGTCCGGGACGCGGTCGGCATGTCGGGCGCCCGGCTCGAAGTCGAAACCCACATCATCACCGGGTCGCTGACCGCGGTGCAAAACGTCGTCAAGTGCGTCCACCAGGCGGGCATGAGCGTCGAGGACCTGGTGGTGCAAGTGCTGGCCTCGGCCGAGGCCGTCCTCAATGACAATGAGCTGGACCTCGGCGTGGCGCTCGTGGATGTCGGCGGCGGGACGACGGATGTCGCGCTCTTCACCGACGGCAGCGTCGTGCACACCGCGGTCCTGCCCGTGGGTGCGACGCACGTCACAAACGACATCGCCATCGGGCTTCGCACCACGCTCACCGAGGCCGAGATGTTGAAGGTCAACTACGGACACGCGATCCCCGCCTGTATCCCGCGCGAGGAGATGGTCGAGTTGCACCAGATCGGGCAGGACCGGGTCCAGGTTGTGCCGCGCCGGCACCTGGCGGAGATCATCGCCCCACGGGCGCGCGAGATCCTCGAAATGGTGCGCCTCGAGATGCGTCGCGGTGGCCACGACGGCTTCTTACCCGGCGGCGTCGTCTTCACCGGCGGCGGCTGCCGCCTGCTGGGTTTCACCGATGCCGCGCAGTCGCTGCTCGACCTCCCGGTCAGGATCGGGGCGCCGGCGCAAACCATCGGGATGAGCGACCAGGTGAACGGGCCCGCTTACGCGACCGCCGTTGGGCTGCTGCGCTGGGGAACCAAACTTCGGCACCACGGCAACGGCCACGCGCCCGTTGGCGCGGGCGCTTCGGCGGTGTACGCGCGGACCGTTCGTTGGATCAAGGATTTCTTCTAGAGGAAGGAGGCCGATATGAACATCGACGATCAGCTTCGAATGAAGGGCCTCGCCTCGCGGCCCGTGATTCCTGGCGATTACGGCGGAGGCCAGGGGCCGCGGGTGTCGGCGGAACGGTTCGTAAGGGCGCGCCTCGAGCGCGATAAGGAGGAAGCCATGCGCGATGTCGACCGGACGCTCGAGGGGAACGCACGCATCAAAGTGGTCGGCATTGGTGGCGGCGGCAGCAACGCCGTGAACCGGATGATCCGGTCGAAGTTGCGCGGCGTCGAGTTCATCGCGATCAACACCGACCTGCAGGCGCTCGCCCATTCCGAAGCCCAGACCAAGATGAACATTGGCAAGAAGCTCACCCGTGGCCTGGGCGCGGGCGGCAACCCGACGATCGGTCGCGAGGCGGCCGAGGAAAGCCAGCAAGAACTGTCAGAGTTGTTGCAAGGCGCCGACATGGTGTTCCTGACCGCCGGCATGGGCGGTGGCACCGGGTCCGGCGCGGCGCCGGTCGTCGCAGAGATCGCCCGCAACAACGGCGCGCTCACCATTGGCGTCGTAACCAAACCGTTTACCTTCGAGGGCTCCCGCCGCCGCGCGATCGCCGAAGAGTCGGCGACCACCCTCCGAGAGAAGGTCGACACCCTGATCATCATTCCGAACCAGCGGCTGCTGGATGTCACCGATAAGAAGGTGCCCTTCACGGAAGCGCTGAAGATCGCCGATGACGTGCTGCGCCAGGGCGTGCAGGGCATCTCGGACTTGATCGTCCAGCCCGGCTTGATCAACCTGGACTTTGCCGACGTCAAGGCCGTTATGTCCGGGCAGGGCGCGGCGCTGATGGGGATCGGCTTCGGCAGCGGCGACACGCGCGCCGCCGACGCCGCCCGCGATGCCGTCGCCAGCCCGCTGCTGGAGACCTCGATCGACGGGGCGCGAGGCATCCTCTTCAACATCACAGGCGGCACCGACCTCACCTTGCACGAGGTCAACGAGGCGGCGGAGATCGTCCGTGCTTCCGCTGACAAGGACGCCAACATCATCTTCGGGACTGTCATCGACGAGAAGATGTCCGGTGAGGTCAAGATCACGGTAGTGGCGACTGGCTTCGTCGTCGGGGCCGAGCCCAGCCGCGAGATCGAGGAGCAATACAGCCGGCCGGCGCCGGTCGAGGACGTCCCGGTCTACAAAGGCTTCGACCCGTCGAACCTCGATATCCCCGCGTTTCTGCGCGGTCGCCGTTAACCTGCGAGAGGGGTGCCCCCTTCCCACCCCTCTCGCCCTTCACTCTTCGAATGGCTAACCACAATATCTGGGATACTGGCGTGAGATGAAGTGCCCCTATTGTGGTCACATCGACCTCAAGGTGGTCGACTCGCGTGACTCCGATACAGGGGAGTCGATCCGCCGTCGCCGCGAGTGCCTGCAGTGCTCGAAGCGCTTCACCACCTACGAGCGGATCGAGGCGGTGCCGCTCTACGTCATGAAGAAGGACGGCCGGCGCGAGGACTTCGACCGCCAGAAGCTGTTCTCCGGCCTGATGAAGGCCACCGCCAAGCGGGAGATCTCCCCGAGCACGGTGGAACGCGTCGTGGACGAGATCGAGGCCGAACTGCGAACCCGCGGCAAGGTCGAGATTCCCTCGCGTGAAGTCGGCGAGCTGGTGATGGACAAGCTGCGGGGTCTCGATGAGGTGGCGTACATTCGCTTCGCCTCTGTGTACCGCTCGTTCATGGATCTCCAGGAAGTCAAACACGAGATCGACCAGCTTCTCACCCGCGAAAAGCGAGGCTGAACCCGTCGCCGCGCTAGAGCTCGCCTCCGTCGTTGGCGTCGCCGGATTTCCGGCGCGGCACGGGTTCAGCACCCGGGCGCTCGGCTCGATGGGGCTCACCGCATCGACCGACCCCGAGCTGGTGATGCGGCGGCGCGGGCGGCTCGCCGACCAGCTGGGCTTCGATCTCGACCGCGCCCTGATGACGGTACAGGAGCACGGGGCCAATGTCGTGACCTTCCATCGGCGGCGGCCGGAAGGTGGACAGTGCGTCTTTGACACCGACGCCCTGGCCACGGACGTCCCCGGACAGGCGATCGTCACCTACCACGCCGATTGCTTTCCGCTGCTTTTCTTCGACGCGCGCCGTGGGGTCGTCGCCGGGGCGCACGCCGGATGGCGCGGCACGCTGGCGGGTGTCGCGACCCAGACGGTGCAGGCGCTGCACCTGGCGTACGGCAGCGAGCCCGACGCACTCGACGTCCTGATCGGACCCGGCATTTGTGCGCGTTGCTACCAGGTCGGAAGCGAGGTCGCGGCGCAGTTCGCGGCGCGCTACGGCCGCGAGGATCGCTACCTCCAGACGGAAGGCGACGATGTCCGGCTCAACCTGGAGGGCGTGGTGCGGCTCCAACTCGAAGACGAGGGCGTCGCGCCGAGCCGAATCCTGTCGGCCGGTTGGTGCACGCGCGAAGAGGACCGCTGGTTTTCCCATCGCGGCGGTCGTCCCGGACGCTTCCTCTCCGTCGTCGTTGCGCCCTGAGCGATGCCCGGTTCGATCGGCGAAAACCTCGAGGCGGTCCGCGAGACGATCGCCCGCAGCGCTGAGCGGGCCGGCCGTGATCCCACGGAGGTCGTGCTGGTGGCGGTCACCAAGACCTTTCCGGTGGAACGCATCCGTGAGGCCCTGGCCCACGGGCTCCGCATCCTCGGTGAGAACCGGGTCCAGGAGGCGCTGCCGAAGATCGAGGAGATCGGACCCGCCAATGTCGACTGGCACTTGATCGGGCACCTGCAAACGAACAAGGTGAAGTTCATCGACGGTCGCTTCCGCATGGTCCAATCCCTGGACGCGGTCGGCCTGGTGGAGGCGCTCGACCGCCGCATCCAGTCACCACTCGATGTGCTGGTCGAGGTCAATGTGGCGGAAGAGCCACAAAAGACGGGAGTGCTGCCGGCGGACCTGGGAGCGGTGGTGCACGCCGTGAGCGGGGCCCAGCATTTGCGTCTCCGTGGGTTGATGACGGTGGCACCCATGGTCCCCGATCCGGAAGCGATCCGGCCGGTCTTCCGGCAGTTGCGCTCGCTGCGCGACACGATGAGTCAGCAGCTCGGCGTAGTGCTGCCCGTGCTGTCGATGGGGATGACGGACGACTACGCGATCGCCGTGGAGGAAGGCGCGACCATGCTACGATTGGGCCGCGCGCTCTTCGGACCGCGTTGAATCCCGCAGTGCAGAACGCCATCAATTTCCTGCACACGTTTGCCCAGGTCCTCATTTATCTCTGCATCTTTGCCATCGTCGTGCGGGCCGCGGCCTCCTGGTTCATCCGCGACTATCACGGGCTCATCATGGGATTCCTGGTCGACGTCACGGAGCCCATCCTCGGGCCGCTGCGGCGCGTGATCCCCACCGGGCTGGGCGTGGATTTCTCGCCGATGATCGCGATCGCGGTCCTCTATGTGGTCGGCCAGTTCCTCGGCTGAACCAGAGCCACTAGAATTGGCGTCCATGTTCCAGGAAGTTTCGACGCGCGCCGGCTTCGTCGAAATGGAAGTCGAGGTGCTTGCCTTCTGGAAAGAGCGCGATATCTTCCACAAGAGCATCAAGCAGCGCGAGGGGAAACCGCCGTTCGTCTTTTACGAGGGGCCGCCGACCGCCAACAACCTTCCGGGCATCCATCACGTGCTGGCACGGGCCCTCAAGGACCTGTTCCCCCGCTACAAAACGATGCGTGGCTTCTATGTCGAGCGCAAGGCCGGATGGGACACGCACGGCCTGCCGGTCGAGATCGAGGTCGAGAAGCAGCTGAAATTCACGGGCAAGCAGGACATCGAGAAGTTCGGTATCGAGGCCTTCAACAAGCTCTGCCGTGAAAGCGTCTTCAAGTACATCGACCAGTTCGCCCAGGTGACGGAGCGGATGGGCTACTGGGTGGATTTCGACAAGGCCTACCGGACGCTCGACTCCACCTACATGGAGAGTGTCTGGTGGATCCTCAAGCAGATCTGGGACAAAGAACTCCTCTACCAGGGCTTCAAGGTCGTGCCCTATTGTCCACGTGACCAGACGCCGCTCTCCAGCCACGAGCTCGCACTGGGCTATCAGGACGGCATCGAAGACCCGTCCGTCTACGTGAAGTTCGAGCTCGAGGATGAGCGCAAGACATACTTCCTCGCCTGGACGACGACGCCCTGGACCCTTCCCGGCAATGTCGCGCTTGCCGTGGGACTGGATATCCCGTACGTGCGCGTCCGGCAGGGCGACGAGCGGTACATCCTGGCCCGGGCACGCCTCTCAGTCCTCCAGGGCGAGTACCAGGTCGAGGCGGACGTCGACGCAAAAAGCCTGCTCGGGAAGCGCTACAAGCCGCTCTACGCCTACCTGATCCCAGACAAGCCGGCCTTCTTCGTCGTCGACGCGGATTTCGTCTCGGTCGAGGACGGGACCGGGATCGTGCACACGGCCGCCGCCTACGGCGTCGACGACCTCGAGCTCTGCCTGAAGAAAGGCATCCCGGTTCGCCACGTGGTCGACCTGGCTGGTCGATTCCGGTCCGAGGTCGAGCCCTTCGCCGGGCTCTTCGTCAAGAAGGCCGACCCAAAGATCATCGAGGACCTCACCCA of the Candidatus Dormiibacterota bacterium genome contains:
- a CDS encoding YggS family pyridoxal phosphate-dependent enzyme, which gives rise to MPGSIGENLEAVRETIARSAERAGRDPTEVVLVAVTKTFPVERIREALAHGLRILGENRVQEALPKIEEIGPANVDWHLIGHLQTNKVKFIDGRFRMVQSLDAVGLVEALDRRIQSPLDVLVEVNVAEEPQKTGVLPADLGAVVHAVSGAQHLRLRGLMTVAPMVPDPEAIRPVFRQLRSLRDTMSQQLGVVLPVLSMGMTDDYAIAVEEGATMLRLGRALFGPR
- the nrdR gene encoding transcriptional regulator NrdR, producing MKCPYCGHIDLKVVDSRDSDTGESIRRRRECLQCSKRFTTYERIEAVPLYVMKKDGRREDFDRQKLFSGLMKATAKREISPSTVERVVDEIEAELRTRGKVEIPSREVGELVMDKLRGLDEVAYIRFASVYRSFMDLQEVKHEIDQLLTREKRG
- the ftsA gene encoding cell division protein FtsA, whose product is MPRSKYVTALDIGTTKICCVVGEPTDRGLNIVGFGEATSEGLRRGVVVNMEKTVRGISRAVDAAQRMCGHKVESAFVGMAGTHVLSQNSRGVIAVARSDREIGQEDVSRVIDAARAVSVPNDREIIHVVPRGYIVDGQEGVRDAVGMSGARLEVETHIITGSLTAVQNVVKCVHQAGMSVEDLVVQVLASAEAVLNDNELDLGVALVDVGGGTTDVALFTDGSVVHTAVLPVGATHVTNDIAIGLRTTLTEAEMLKVNYGHAIPACIPREEMVELHQIGQDRVQVVPRRHLAEIIAPRAREILEMVRLEMRRGGHDGFLPGGVVFTGGGCRLLGFTDAAQSLLDLPVRIGAPAQTIGMSDQVNGPAYATAVGLLRWGTKLRHHGNGHAPVGAGASAVYARTVRWIKDFF
- the pgeF gene encoding peptidoglycan editing factor PgeF produces the protein MRWRTFASPLCTARSWISRKSNTRSTSFSPAKSEAEPVAALELASVVGVAGFPARHGFSTRALGSMGLTASTDPELVMRRRGRLADQLGFDLDRALMTVQEHGANVVTFHRRRPEGGQCVFDTDALATDVPGQAIVTYHADCFPLLFFDARRGVVAGAHAGWRGTLAGVATQTVQALHLAYGSEPDALDVLIGPGICARCYQVGSEVAAQFAARYGREDRYLQTEGDDVRLNLEGVVRLQLEDEGVAPSRILSAGWCTREEDRWFSHRGGRPGRFLSVVVAP
- the ftsZ gene encoding cell division protein FtsZ, which translates into the protein MRDVDRTLEGNARIKVVGIGGGGSNAVNRMIRSKLRGVEFIAINTDLQALAHSEAQTKMNIGKKLTRGLGAGGNPTIGREAAEESQQELSELLQGADMVFLTAGMGGGTGSGAAPVVAEIARNNGALTIGVVTKPFTFEGSRRRAIAEESATTLREKVDTLIIIPNQRLLDVTDKKVPFTEALKIADDVLRQGVQGISDLIVQPGLINLDFADVKAVMSGQGAALMGIGFGSGDTRAADAARDAVASPLLETSIDGARGILFNITGGTDLTLHEVNEAAEIVRASADKDANIIFGTVIDEKMSGEVKITVVATGFVVGAEPSREIEEQYSRPAPVEDVPVYKGFDPSNLDIPAFLRGRR
- a CDS encoding YggT family protein; the protein is MQNAINFLHTFAQVLIYLCIFAIVVRAAASWFIRDYHGLIMGFLVDVTEPILGPLRRVIPTGLGVDFSPMIAIAVLYVVGQFLG